From Planctomycetia bacterium, a single genomic window includes:
- a CDS encoding MarR family transcriptional regulator, translating into MLQYDFENSVAYWVFATAHEMARAMNTELAACGITFRQWEVLVWLSHEGDVSQTELADRMGIEAPTLVGVLDRMERDGWIHRVQSDTDRRKNLIRPTEQVRPVWEQMVACAQRIRARATAEMSAEQLGELRGLLAMMRVGITGSDVCSRPKPAASPT; encoded by the coding sequence GTGCTGCAATACGATTTCGAGAATAGCGTTGCGTACTGGGTGTTCGCCACGGCGCATGAGATGGCCCGGGCAATGAACACCGAGCTCGCCGCCTGCGGGATTACGTTTCGCCAATGGGAAGTGCTGGTCTGGCTCTCGCACGAGGGAGACGTCTCCCAAACGGAACTGGCCGATCGCATGGGCATCGAGGCCCCGACGCTGGTCGGCGTGCTCGACCGCATGGAACGCGACGGCTGGATTCACCGCGTGCAAAGCGACACCGACCGCCGCAAAAACCTGATCCGCCCCACGGAACAAGTTCGCCCGGTCTGGGAACAAATGGTGGCCTGCGCGCAGAGAATTCGCGCGCGGGCGACTGCGGAAATGTCGGCGGAGCAACTTGGCGAACTACGCGGCCTGCTGGCCATGATGCGCGTGGGGATTACGGGCTCGGACGTCTGCTCCCGTCCCAAACCGGCGGCCTCGCCAACGTAA
- a CDS encoding alpha/beta fold hydrolase — MSGNGTFPRFRPHPLAPGGDLQTIAAVYLPQGGHVYRAKQHRLTLEDGDQLVLHDDCPPHWSAGDRAALLMHGLAGCYQSGYMVRIAAKLTVRGVRVFRLDLRGCGAGFGLARWPYHSGRTEDAVAALQFIEQFCPGSPVSMIGFSLSGNIALKLCGELGEVSCAGLSDCLAICPPIDLRACSARLGARRNRLYDRHFVRMLLRQLHEKHRQIADAPGADYAHRPRTLFEFDDTFTAPICGFGDAENYYHTASSALGLKNIRLPTRIIAAADDPMIPSEVFRTTAASSSVDIRIAEGGGHLGFLARRGDDPDTRWIDWRVVDWINEVTTLTPTRRASDGERTPSTV; from the coding sequence ATGAGCGGCAATGGAACCTTCCCTCGGTTTCGTCCGCATCCGCTCGCGCCGGGCGGCGATTTGCAAACCATCGCCGCCGTCTATTTGCCGCAAGGCGGGCACGTGTATCGGGCGAAGCAGCATCGCCTGACGCTCGAGGACGGCGATCAACTCGTGTTGCACGATGATTGTCCGCCTCATTGGAGCGCCGGCGATCGCGCTGCGCTGTTGATGCACGGTCTCGCCGGCTGCTATCAAAGCGGTTACATGGTTCGCATCGCGGCGAAGCTCACGGTGCGCGGCGTGCGCGTCTTTCGTTTAGATTTGCGCGGTTGCGGCGCCGGCTTCGGACTCGCCCGTTGGCCGTATCACAGCGGGCGGACTGAAGACGCGGTGGCCGCACTTCAGTTCATTGAGCAATTTTGTCCCGGCTCGCCCGTGTCGATGATCGGCTTTTCGTTGTCCGGCAATATCGCGCTCAAACTCTGCGGCGAACTCGGCGAAGTGTCCTGTGCAGGTTTGAGCGATTGCCTGGCGATTTGCCCGCCGATTGATTTGCGCGCCTGCTCGGCGCGGCTCGGGGCGCGGCGCAATCGGCTGTACGACCGCCATTTCGTGCGCATGTTGCTCCGGCAACTGCACGAAAAGCACCGCCAGATTGCCGACGCGCCCGGCGCGGATTATGCGCATCGCCCACGCACGCTGTTCGAGTTTGACGACACGTTCACCGCGCCAATCTGCGGGTTCGGCGACGCCGAGAACTATTACCACACGGCGAGCTCTGCGCTGGGCTTGAAAAACATCCGACTGCCAACGCGCATCATTGCTGCGGCCGACGACCCGATGATTCCGAGTGAAGTCTTTCGCACCACCGCCGCGTCTTCCAGCGTCGACATCCGCATCGCGGAAGGCGGCGGCCACCTCGGCTTCCTCGCCCGCCGCGGCGACGATCCGGACACGCGATGGATCGACTGGCGCGTCGTCGATTGGATCAACGAAGTGACAACCCTCACACCAACCCGAAGGGCCAGCGATGGGGAGAGGACGCCGTCTACCGTTTGA